A region of Maribacter algicola DNA encodes the following proteins:
- a CDS encoding GNAT family N-acetyltransferase, giving the protein MKLVVANESHFKYAQIICDTIAESAKVRGTGIAKRTPEYIQKKLSNGNAIIALDGEKFAGFCYIEVWGHEKFVANSGLIVHPDYRGQGLAKAIKGRIFELSREKFPNAKIFGITTGLAVMKINYDLGYQPVTFSELTDDPEFWKGCQTCKNFDILTRTERKMCLCTGMLYDPEQKEKDKNRKEISSKAFKRLKSIKEALFFNKEKK; this is encoded by the coding sequence ATGAAGCTAGTTGTTGCTAACGAATCACACTTTAAATACGCACAGATCATTTGCGATACCATAGCGGAATCAGCCAAAGTGCGGGGAACAGGTATTGCAAAGCGCACTCCTGAATACATCCAGAAAAAGCTATCCAACGGTAATGCCATCATCGCCTTGGACGGGGAGAAATTTGCTGGATTTTGCTATATCGAAGTATGGGGGCATGAGAAATTTGTGGCCAATTCCGGACTCATCGTACATCCCGATTACCGGGGCCAAGGACTCGCAAAAGCCATAAAGGGTAGGATTTTTGAACTCAGTAGAGAGAAATTCCCCAATGCCAAGATTTTTGGGATTACCACGGGGTTGGCAGTAATGAAAATTAATTATGATCTTGGATACCAACCGGTAACCTTTTCCGAACTTACGGACGACCCTGAATTTTGGAAGGGCTGCCAAACCTGCAAAAACTTTGATATCCTCACACGTACCGAACGTAAAATGTGCCTATGTACAGGTATGTTGTACGACCCTGAGCAAAAGGAAAAGGATAAGAATCGGAAGGAGATAAGTAGCAAAGCCTTTAAAAGGCTCAAAAGCATCAAGGAAGCCCTATTTTTTAATAAAGAAAAAAAGTAA
- a CDS encoding mannosyltransferase, whose translation MPRRLTTYLQLHKLPLLFALFSLVFYYTLAYQLERTDYFKLFTLFAALFFFSWKLIQFEKWNFRFLLVSGVLFRLVFIPIEPHLSQDFYRFIWDGELVVNFINPYLETPNALMENLGLPIANAQELYQGMGSLSAKHYSSYPPLHQLFFALAAMLGGKSILGSIMVMRAFTILADLGIFYFGRKLLKNLNKSPHLICWYFLNPLVIVELTGNLHFEGIMLFFLVWALYLLSQNKWQLAGVVMACSISVKLVPILFLPLFLKYFGLKKSLPFYLIIGGISLLLFLPFYDPAFLTNYSKTVGLWFSNFEFNAGIYNLAKKIAISMDEKSWDFIKDYGKIVPYITLATAILLTFLRNNRDLLKLISSMMWLLTLYYMISTTVHPWYIISVLLLGVFNSVKYPVIWTGMIVLSYFAYSQVDNKENLLLLSLEYTVVIGFIVYEVVAQLHKK comes from the coding sequence GTGCCAAGAAGGTTAACAACGTATCTTCAACTCCACAAACTGCCCCTACTTTTTGCGCTGTTCTCGTTAGTATTTTATTACACCTTGGCGTATCAATTGGAGCGCACGGATTACTTTAAACTTTTTACGCTTTTTGCCGCGCTTTTCTTCTTTTCTTGGAAGCTTATCCAATTTGAAAAATGGAACTTTAGGTTTCTTTTGGTTTCCGGTGTATTATTCAGGCTCGTATTTATACCAATAGAACCCCATTTGTCCCAGGACTTTTATCGGTTTATATGGGATGGCGAACTGGTGGTGAATTTCATAAACCCTTATTTGGAAACCCCAAACGCCTTAATGGAAAATCTGGGACTGCCCATTGCAAATGCCCAGGAACTCTATCAAGGAATGGGTAGCCTAAGTGCTAAACATTACAGCAGTTATCCTCCATTACATCAGCTGTTTTTTGCCCTGGCCGCCATGCTGGGCGGTAAAAGCATTTTGGGCTCCATAATGGTCATGCGGGCCTTTACCATACTTGCCGATCTAGGTATTTTTTATTTCGGAAGAAAACTCTTAAAAAACCTCAATAAGTCCCCACATCTTATCTGCTGGTACTTTTTAAATCCCTTGGTCATCGTTGAACTAACAGGGAACCTTCATTTTGAGGGTATTATGTTGTTCTTTTTGGTATGGGCGCTTTATCTGCTTTCCCAAAATAAATGGCAACTGGCAGGAGTCGTAATGGCTTGTTCTATTTCGGTAAAATTGGTGCCGATTCTTTTTTTGCCTTTGTTTTTAAAATATTTCGGACTAAAAAAAAGCCTGCCATTTTATCTTATTATCGGAGGTATTTCCCTTCTATTGTTTCTGCCTTTTTATGACCCTGCCTTTCTAACCAACTATTCAAAAACTGTCGGACTTTGGTTTTCAAATTTTGAATTTAATGCCGGAATTTATAACCTCGCCAAGAAAATTGCCATATCCATGGACGAGAAATCTTGGGATTTTATCAAAGACTACGGGAAGATCGTTCCCTATATTACCTTGGCAACCGCCATACTTCTGACCTTCCTAAGAAACAATAGGGACCTTCTAAAATTAATTTCTTCCATGATGTGGTTGCTCACCCTGTACTACATGATTTCTACAACGGTCCATCCTTGGTATATTATTTCCGTATTACTATTGGGTGTCTTTAACTCGGTCAAATATCCCGTCATTTGGACAGGAATGATCGTACTAAGTTATTTTGCCTATTCACAAGTGGACAATAAGGAGAATTTGCTTTTATTGTCTTTGGAATACACTGTGGTAATTGGATTTATTGTGTATGAGGTTGTTGCACAACTTCACAAAAAGTAG
- a CDS encoding cupin domain-containing protein produces the protein MDRKKFIKATGMGLGVTLIAPQLLSGKSQKNLSVENKNDPKIIKDDEGETINVIGDIQTHKILGSETGNQIMEWVDNVEPGAGIPPHIHTKEDEIFRVIKGEVEIMVDGKTSILKAGDVAFAPKNVPHAWKVVGTEKAKMITSAFPAGIEVMFHELAQLPPGSPDLAKVGEICGRYGISFV, from the coding sequence ATGGACAGAAAAAAATTTATTAAGGCAACGGGAATGGGATTGGGCGTAACCCTAATCGCTCCACAATTATTAAGTGGCAAATCTCAAAAAAACCTATCAGTTGAAAATAAGAATGACCCCAAAATTATTAAGGATGACGAGGGTGAAACCATTAATGTTATTGGTGATATTCAAACCCACAAAATTTTAGGAAGTGAAACGGGGAATCAGATTATGGAATGGGTAGACAATGTTGAACCGGGTGCGGGTATACCGCCCCATATCCATACCAAAGAAGATGAAATTTTTCGCGTGATTAAGGGAGAGGTAGAAATAATGGTAGATGGAAAAACCTCTATATTGAAAGCTGGGGACGTTGCATTTGCCCCAAAAAATGTACCCCATGCTTGGAAGGTAGTAGGAACGGAAAAAGCTAAAATGATTACTTCCGCCTTTCCCGCCGGTATTGAGGTAATGTTTCACGAGTTGGCCCAATTGCCTCCAGGTTCACCAGATTTGGCAAAAGTTGGTGAAATTTGCGGAAGGTATGGAATAAGCTTCGTTTAA
- a CDS encoding helix-turn-helix domain-containing protein, with amino-acid sequence MKPQLIAIEPIIHKKTVKKYAGCFAVCLLKNNIDWIKIDGETYMNAANTIFFLHPKTDWEISKRKSDISNGYILYLTPEILNNPLLSKLHINEVRLFSGEEIPKINLAPGIEKRVYGILEMIDELVDSHLNHKEDAIISLLNTFFVYCDGQCNIKSVISENNSKKSIVYQYKKLMDKHVCELHEVEEYANILNISSKYLNECVKEVLGVTAKSLITEQRIMRARHQLKFSDKSIKEIGFGLGFSSADYFSYFYKQHTGFTPSMHRA; translated from the coding sequence ATGAAACCTCAATTAATCGCCATAGAGCCCATTATCCATAAAAAAACCGTTAAAAAATATGCGGGTTGTTTTGCTGTTTGTCTACTAAAAAACAATATTGATTGGATAAAAATAGATGGTGAAACCTATATGAATGCGGCAAACACCATTTTTTTTCTTCATCCAAAGACCGATTGGGAAATAAGTAAGCGAAAAAGTGATATTTCTAACGGATATATATTGTATCTGACGCCAGAAATATTGAATAATCCCTTATTGAGCAAACTCCATATCAATGAAGTTCGCTTGTTTTCAGGAGAAGAAATTCCAAAAATAAATTTGGCCCCGGGGATAGAAAAAAGAGTTTACGGTATTTTAGAGATGATAGATGAACTGGTGGATTCCCACCTAAACCATAAAGAAGATGCTATCATCTCACTTTTGAACACATTTTTTGTGTACTGTGATGGTCAATGCAATATTAAATCGGTCATTTCAGAGAACAACAGCAAGAAATCCATTGTTTATCAATATAAAAAATTGATGGATAAGCATGTCTGTGAACTGCATGAAGTAGAGGAATATGCCAATATCCTAAATATAAGTAGCAAATACTTGAACGAATGTGTCAAAGAGGTCCTGGGAGTAACCGCTAAGAGTCTAATAACAGAACAGCGTATTATGAGGGCTCGCCATCAACTTAAGTTTTCGGATAAAAGCATCAAGGAAATTGGGTTTGGTCTTGGATTCTCATCAGCGGATTACTTTAGCTACTTCTACAAACAACACACCGGTTTTACGCCTTCCATGCACCGAGCATAA
- a CDS encoding MBL fold metallo-hydrolase — translation MIIKQFEYAPLAHYSYAIVSDGEMAVIDPERDPMQYYEFAHDHGARIVAVIETHPHADFISSHLQIHEETGATIYNSEKLGADYPHVTFDEGDTISMGQVTLSAINTPGHSPDSITIVARNGRKTALFTGDTLFIGDVGRPDLREKAGNMKAKRQELAEMMYYTIQNKFNELPDDALVFPAHGAGSLCGKNLSSDKSSTLGNERMGNWAFKKQAKEDFVNYLLDSQPFIPSYFGFNVDINKTGAKNSRNANAAVKFRFKAFEKGLLVDTRDASDFKKGHLPGSINIQANSSNDKFETWLGSIVEPEEVFNVIIENPYELEGILDRVSKIGYEGQLKSVLTLDKHRLEKSSILDLSDFKKNPSHYTIVDIRNQSEIDDGKFFRQALPHPLNNLRNTYQNIPKDKPIVVHCAGGYRSAAGSSLLSKLMNDVTVLDLGENINDFK, via the coding sequence ATGATCATAAAACAATTTGAATATGCCCCGCTGGCCCACTACTCCTACGCCATCGTTAGCGATGGGGAAATGGCCGTAATAGATCCGGAAAGGGACCCCATGCAATATTACGAGTTCGCCCATGACCATGGAGCAAGGATTGTAGCGGTCATTGAAACCCATCCACATGCAGACTTTATAAGTTCTCACCTACAGATTCATGAAGAAACGGGGGCCACCATTTACAATAGTGAAAAATTGGGTGCGGATTATCCTCATGTAACCTTTGATGAAGGTGATACCATTTCAATGGGGCAGGTGACCTTATCCGCCATCAATACGCCAGGTCATTCCCCGGATAGTATCACTATTGTCGCCAGAAACGGAAGGAAAACCGCCCTTTTTACCGGGGATACTTTATTTATAGGTGACGTAGGGAGACCGGACCTTAGGGAAAAAGCTGGAAATATGAAGGCAAAGCGACAGGAATTGGCAGAAATGATGTACTATACCATTCAGAACAAGTTCAATGAGCTACCTGACGATGCCTTGGTTTTCCCTGCCCACGGAGCGGGTTCCCTATGTGGCAAAAATTTGAGTTCTGACAAGAGTAGCACCCTTGGAAATGAGAGAATGGGCAATTGGGCATTTAAAAAACAGGCCAAGGAGGATTTTGTAAACTATTTGCTGGATAGCCAACCTTTCATTCCTTCCTATTTTGGATTTAACGTAGATATCAATAAAACTGGGGCAAAAAATAGTCGCAATGCCAATGCTGCGGTTAAATTTAGATTCAAAGCGTTTGAGAAAGGTTTGTTGGTAGACACCAGAGATGCATCGGATTTTAAAAAAGGTCATTTACCCGGGAGTATCAACATACAGGCGAATTCATCCAATGATAAATTCGAGACCTGGCTGGGTTCCATTGTTGAACCGGAAGAAGTGTTCAATGTCATCATTGAAAACCCCTATGAATTGGAGGGCATTCTAGATAGGGTTTCTAAAATAGGCTATGAAGGGCAATTGAAATCGGTTCTTACTTTGGACAAGCATCGGTTAGAAAAAAGTAGCATTCTGGACTTGTCAGATTTTAAAAAGAATCCATCCCACTATACTATTGTCGATATACGGAATCAAAGCGAAATCGATGACGGTAAATTTTTTAGGCAAGCCTTGCCACATCCCTTAAATAATCTAAGAAATACCTACCAGAATATACCAAAGGACAAGCCCATTGTAGTGCATTGTGCTGGAGGATATAGAAGTGCGGCCGGAAGCAGTTTGCTCAGTAAACTTATGAATGATGTTACTGTATTGGATCTTGGTGAAAATATAAACGATTTCAAATAG